The sequence CAACATGTTGAAgtatcaaattaataaattctttacAAAATGCATACGTAACCTGAAAATGTAGATATTTCCTGTCAGTATAATAGATAGAGCTATTTCATGAAATAGAGCAAAAAAATTCTAAGTTCTAGATCCAGCTACATGTATATAAAATTAACCGGAAATAAAATGAAGCCATTGAGAGAGATATAATGCTCggagaaatattttagaattgaTTTCACAAAGGCGCTGAACTCCATTGAATCAGTTTTTATCCACCGTGAATGCATGGAAATTAGACACATGGGTTATGGTAGTTTATAGAACCGAATTTGAGGTAGTTGAGTGCATAGTAAGAATGCCGCTTACAACGCGCACAACTGGATCAATCAATTGTCTTCATAAAAAGCAGCACCATGAGGTGACGCATTAATGAAATCATATTATTCCAGAAGTGGCACatttaaaatttgtgagagaCACATCAAGTTGCAGACTTAGAAGaagttcatatttaaaaatgatatttagccAACTTGCAGAATTCAGTCTTATCTTTTTCCTAAAAACTTTATTTATCTTTCAACGTGTAGAATACTGCATACTATATTAAAAAATGGATATAATAAAATTGTACGAAGTGAAGCCTGAAGCCGTTAAGTTACGTTCTTAGtagaagtttttcatttttaaaactaaaatgtcTAATTTTTAACATCGTTGGACGTCACATGTGaaagcttcatttttcaaaccAAATATGCGGGGAAGgttgaaattaagtattcatttTGTGTCTTGGCGAAACCTTCTCAAGTGAATATACTCTTTACATAGCAACATAGCATGCTGTAGACACTATGGCGACCTTTATGCTGTAGACGATAAATTATTTATTGCGTGAAGCGGATGAATGTAGTAGCTGAATTTACTAGGAATTCAAATACTTACACAGCAAAGCTCATCTAAATTGCCGAAGAGAAGCTCAGGTTCTGCAAACATGGCATAGCCTTCCACTTGGATTTTTTTAAGTGGTTCCATATATACCTGAAAAAGGGCAATAGTAAATTCTAAACTGAAAGATAACGGTAAAGAATTATTTGTTTTCACTTCattatttcattgcaataaaattgaattgaacgAAACTAGGAAAAACATAGAAAGATGAAAATAGGAAGGGGGTGGGCGTGGAAATCCAAAATAGGTAAATTTATGccgaataaaaatatgtttacttAGAGTTTTCAAAAACATCATTGATTCACTTCCGCTGATAGAGAATAATTACAGGATTAATATcggagaataataaaatattaatacgtAAAAAATATCTGGCAAATTTCTACTAAtagtttaattaataaattttgtatcATCTAAGGGTCACCTGAAATTAACATTGAGACCGGTTGTGAGGTAAAAATAATGGTGGAGAATTGCCAGTAACTATTAATTCGCGAAGCACTTTCACTTattgaacgaaaaaaataaaaatgataagcGTTCAAAAATCCCCGTGTTGCTCCCAAACGAATGTGCATGGTATTCACTTACATTTTTCAGCACCATGAGATGGTCATAAAGGAAAGTACATTCACTTTGGTAAAGGTCCCAGATGGCCTCCCTCCTCTTGCTCTCGTTCCTGCTGGTGGTGGAGACGGGCGATGCCAGCGCCTCCTTCGACCCCAACAGGTTCTTCTCGCTGAGGGTCTGCACCAGCGGACTCGGCCGCAGCGGTAGCACTCGCTCCGGGAGCGCCTTGTCCAGTCCGCGCCACATGGCCCCGGCCACGCGGCGCTCGAACGACTTCTCGCTCTGCGTCCTCATGAGCGGGATGCGGATCCTGGGCCCGGGTTTCTCGATCGGCATGGGTTTGCAGGGCGGTGGGCTGATGTGGGCCTTGGTGATGACCGGCGAGGCGCTCTGCTCGGGCGACGGCATGCATTTGGCGTCCTCATCGTTGGCCGCTTTCTGCgtggggtgaggggagggggtgggactCGGGGAGGAGCTACAACTGTCACTCGACTCATCGTCACTGGATTTGTGCCCTCGGTCCGAGTCAATGTAACTGACAAAGTCTGACCAGCACATCCCTTTGAAACGATGCAGCTGCTCGTCATTGAACTCCATTTTCTGCATGCAGCTCAGCACTTCCTCCAAACCGCAAAGGCTTTCCGATTTCCCTCGGCTCGATCGGTCAAACTGGAACGATGGACAAATTTCAATATAGGCACTTTTTTTACTCGCTTTTTTCGTGCCATCCGTAGAGTTTGTTTTTTGAGTGTGCCCCGTACACTAATTTCCGTCAGAAAAGTGACTAGACTAGGCCACAAAATGTTGTTCGGGAATTGTACCAAAAGTGTACGCGGGATACACCCGCAAAATAAATGATTCAGTTTTAATGACCTGCGAAAACTTTAACCACTAAATTTAATCTAATTATTTTATCAGAGAAAGTGTAGTGTACCtattatttcacgctttttaaaAACTTCCTTCGTGTGTCTGTTCcattgatggaatcttgtaaGTAATTGATTTAAACCCATTTATTAATGTCAGATCGGCTTAAAATTTTGCACCCTTGCTTACTTATGATGACGATGCAATATTAAATGATTAGGCACTTGAAATTTTGTTCTATTGTTATCCAGtaaatttcaatatggaaaaataatttttattttgtctatagATCGCCTTAGTTTCTTCTAGAACTTTTGACTCTGGAAGTAGTTCGACGAAACGACTCCATCCCGAAATTTtgcttttcaaattttaactgttttcatattttacaatCTGTTATTAGTGAAAATAATGCTATATACGATTGAGATTCTCAGATTCAATTCCAAAAAGTAAGCGAGAAACAAATATCGATTGTATGATTCatcactaaaaagtagaaaatacaaatgaaataaaagagatgaaaaacacaatttttccaaaaactgtataaaatgcactaaagaGTAAAAAAAGCTTTTTTCCTTTTGTCGGAGAATATAGCGTGGGTGCCAATCCTtgctcatcaatgaaatttgaatgaaatagtGCAGCAGTGATAATTATAGCGTAGAAAGAATTTGTAAATTTCTTAAGTCTGATATTTACAGAAGCATTTTTGTGTATTATAATGAACATTGTAATACCTATATGTTTGCACAATTTATCGCTAGGAACTTCAAAATCTATCCAATCCGTGATGCTTGAAATGAATGGATACTTATTTTTCGTTTATCTTTGATAGgaaaaattagtataaaatgGTACATGCACagaaattgccatgaaaaaaattcccctatGCTGTGAATGAAGCCAAGTTCCCCTATGCTGGGAAAGAATCTGGATAGCGATCTTAGATAACGTGGCCTGCTATTGGATATTTAAAAGTTTAAGGTTCAATTCTCCGCCTGACGTTTTTTCATGACAATTAAAGTGaattttaccgaatttcgtgAAGAAATTGGACAAAACATGTATTAGCTTCTACATCTTACCAGACACTAGTACCGTGTTTTACATGATatgaatggagatgaaaaatCTTGACCCCAGATGAAGGATGAATGGAAGATGATCAGTCTCGTCCCTCCTTTGGCACAGCATCTGTATTCGTGGATATCCACCCAAAAGTcaattgattttcataaaattttgttggGAGAATGGGTTGAGAGTTACTACGAGGTTGTCTGTATGTTAAGTTAGTTAAAGCAAGTTAAGCAAagttattgcaatatttccgtaGGATCTTTTCGAACACGACACGTTTCGtagttacaacaacattatcaagtgcctGTCTGCTATAGGGGGTTCTGATCATCGCTAGTGATATCACGTGATTGAGAACTTGATAATGTTGATGTACcagcgaaacgcgtcgtgttcgaataaatccttcggaattattgcaatattttatcttaatactattaagaacttccacctaATCGTGCCGCATATCATTCGAGATGTATGTAAAGCGATCaaaacggaaaaaattatggacCTAAAATTGTTATCGATTCATTGGAGAAATGAATACATGGATGTTTACATTTGAACTCGGAGAAATTGAATGTAAGTCTGATATATACGGTCATCAGGTCGAGAAATTGATATGTCTCGACGTTTCCATAGTGTCGATGTCATCCAGCAACATCATGGTTAATTGAGGCGGCTCTGAAGAAAATTCGTAAAACAAAATGTCGGCAGAAAAGATGTTATTCATCTGGTTGAGAACCCTAGTTTCCTTCACGATCGCCACGAACAGGGTCTTtctaagtgtggaaattatctcAATGATTGCTCTCCATTCAGGCAGTAAGGATGATCAAATGAAGAATACCATGGCTCATCATGCCAAAACCTATTTTGGTGTGGCATGAATGCGTTCTACATATACAAGCTACTCCAAAAACCGCCTTTGCGTTTGGGGCGGTCGGCACCGGTCATTTACAAAAAGAAAGCAAAAGAAAGTGTGTGGTGGATTAAATATATTAGAGTAATGTAgttcgggtgaaaaacgaattacTCTACTTTTCAGTTGGGCAAATTATAactcgtttctgtcggacctggaaatatagtgagattCTAAGGTAATGTTCTCCAACAATGTAAGCCTAAAACGTAACCTCCGAGTCTCTCGCGGCCTTGGGCCAAATTCGTTTGAGAGTTGTGCCACACTTTCTGTTCACCTGTAGAAAATTTGACGAATCTCGCagcttttctttgaattttatttaactcACGTCACACCCCTCTCAAATATCTGGCAGTTTTTGGCCTTGAATTAGAACCTATACCTATGTAAAGGGCACACTATTTAGGAATTTAAGCATTCGCATTTCAGTGTGAGACAATCGAGAAGAACGATTCAATGGTGGTGGTTGAgacttttccatttaaaaaatttggcccAACGGGGCCTATGGGCTAAATTATTTCATCCCTACAGTTTAGAGTATTGCTGAACTCGCATTATAGTCGCatgagtttttttcatttaagggATTACTTGACAAAagcttaaaatttaaaagtaaaagtcTAATTTCGGTTACACTGGATCATGGTTACTGTATCAACgaaataaaaatgctgaattttagCTCCCTAGTTAAAACCTGAAGTGCTTTTCCATTTGAAACGCGCGGCGTTGCGATTGAGCATATTTTCAGGAAATCAAGAATACGCATAGGGCGATTTCGGCTGACGATTCTAAAAATCTATGGAAATCTGAAGGAATAGGTTTAAGAGAGCTTCAGCCTCACAGCAAAGAAGTTCGTATACTACATCCTTTATATATTGATAGTTTCGacagttttttttcctgttaTGGCGCAACATGGTTCAGCTACTAACTCCTTAAGAATCTTCTCCAACTCACCAAACGTAATAAAGACCAAGTATTCTTTCCTTTCCTAGAGCTCACTGCATCTGGAAATAGACAAAGACATCCTTCAAAGAAATTCCAGATTTTCTATTGTGTTCACAGAAGAGTGATTACTTCTAATAGGAATGAAGAAGGTGTTAGCAAAGAAGTGAGCCTTTGAGCTCgtgattatttattataaaactcaaaccaattgaattgaattcttctttcgagaaatttcttcaaaagaaagAACAAATCAACTTAAAATACTCAAAGTGCAATAAGAGTGACTTAAGTTGATGCAAATGAAATCAATTGGCCTGATAAGCTATGTAGCTCTGAAAAAATGGTACAGCTGTTAAAATGAAGTCCAACTTTTCATGAGTAAAGCATCAGTATTTAATATCCAGTAATTCACACTAGACTTGTGATGCAACATTCTCGAGGAgaaattcaaagaaaacgaaatttaaaaaacatgactCCAACCACTCTAGATATAGATTTTATCTTGTTATAGTCATTTTATCAAAATACAATATGCTAAGTGATTTGATTGATGTAACTTCTCCATTAATATAGGTGGGGAATTTTGAAAGGCGGGGATTCAAGAATTATCGAAACTTACCTGCATCGGAAACCGTGAGGCTAGGTGAAGATCCGTCGACGTctagaaaaagaaattgatattGGGAAGgtataatatttagaaaaattatcaaatataaaggttttaaacagttTGTTAGGTGTAAAGTTTCTTAACCTCCCTCATTTTGAACTAATTACAAGCATCACTTctctttcaattaatttagtttgcCGAAAGACATACGGTGAAATGAACTGAGCACTTGAGCAAGTGCAGAACATAGCCGATCATGATTCAtttgcttttgtatctaattattGATGGCAAATAAACTATTTGGTATTTTACATAGTTAACGCATCTCAAAGCACAGAAAAATATGACTAGTTTCAGTATTTTTACTTCTGGTGACTGCATATTTCCTTGAGTGTAATTTTTGGGCTATGGCTTCTATGTTTTGCGTCAAAGCTTTTTCACCAGCGGATTCGGTCAAtaacaaagaaagaaattattattagacATTATCAGTTTTagatgttaaaatatttgttttggttCCACCCCATCGATATAAATAACATATCATGAGATagtaaaatgaaatagaataaattatttcagttattaACTTGAGCATTTAAGTGAAAGGTATTTCAATGATCGATCGGACATTTATACTTAGGTCCGCTACTCATTCATCTATGCTTTATGCTATTAGAATAGTTGAAATAGGAAAAAGCAATAAGTTGTGCTTTACTAAGGTGATAAACCTTTGCTTTTATTTTGAGACTGCTACAGTTATTAGGCTCTCATTTAGTGAGCAGAGCAGGGAGATTAAATCAGAATCAAAGGTTTCATTTGGTTTATAGGCAAATCAGCTCGTGAGAAATTAACCCCCTTGAAAATCAAGCAGatttaacatatttttccatttatatgttttttattaatgTCTCTACTCCACCAAAATCCATAAATAATGTGATAATACTGCTCTCTGTGTGATTTTGCAAGCTAGGAAACTATATCTTACCTAGAAGATCATTCCTTTGAGTTAAAACTTTGCTGTACACCAGCAGATCTCCAGGGCAGATTTGCATGGGGGGAATGACGACAATGGAACTCCTTCGAGCTCTGGGGGTGTTCCCATCCGATCTGCTGAAATATTTGAAGTGTTAAATCAATCTCTTTGAAGGTTTGAATTCAATAAAGATCCAATTAAAATGTCCTGATTACATAAAAGTCAAATATAAATGGATTTGTTATACTCAACCAGTATTTCAGTCATAATAATGGATGAAGTCGACCAATATTACTAAGCTGCACACATTATTAGGACCTGATAGGAACATTTTGGAACGGATAATATTTAAGAGTAAAATGCAATCCTTTTACTTGGTCTTTCGGATTTATATTGACAGAAAGAATGGGTTTCATAGGGATAGAGTTTAcgacataatgttttttttagtgtAAATGCGTGAGCCACCTAATATTTTAAAGCGAGCGTATTCCGAAATGCAAAGTTACTTCCGCATTCATTCCCATTCACTGTTGATGCCGTTAATGAGTGACGTGATGCGAATTTTCTGCGCGTATTGTACCAAATGTCAAGTGGCCGTGGAGAATCGTGCACATCGAGCCTTTAGTCTGGTCTACAATGGACGTAATTGACGACGTAATGGGTGCCATAATATTGCACCCGTTTCGGGTTATGGTAAAAATTGTTGCATTATGCAacatactatttattttatgttgaatttaatgtATCTTTTGAAGGTAtttggaaattataattattatttcgtaCTGTTTTCTAATTTATAGtagcaagtgaaatttttatacatgtaatTTACAGAGGTATTACTCGTCTAGAAATATCATCATGCAATTTTCAGGGTACGAATTGTTGATGAAAAGAGGTATTACCAATTTGCaatatcttgaaaataaaaaattttcccctgcaAATATGCTTAGGTTAATATTCGTAATTGAGATACGGACCATTGTTAAAAAGAGACACTCACTTAACCATGAATCAAGATATTATCGTCCGTTTTAGACCAGTAATTGTTTAATGGAAAATGACTTAACGAGCGGTAGTTATGCGATTTCTTAAGTAACGTCTAATTTATTTCTGATGACTGGGCTATTTAAATGGTAATGGTAAAATTCGGTTCAACAAGTGGTAGTTTGACAACGTACCGAGCATATTAATGAATCAATCATCCAGAACGGCCAATATTGGTTCTCTGTGATTTGTTATCGTGATAAATTTCGGTTGAACAATTGGAAAAGTGGCAAATTTCCGAGCATAGCAATGAGGCACTGACCTAGAGAGGCGTCGGCTGTCGGCACTGCCGCCATCTTCGTCCCCATCGGAGAGCAGCTTGGGAGGGATGAGAGCCCTTCTCCTGGTGAGCGCCGATGCGGGTGGGCCCAGGTCATCCTCGATGTCCGAGTCGGAGTCTCTCTGGTGAGAGCTACCGAAGCTGTAGTTGGGGCCGAGGCTGAGGGGAATGTGGGTGGAGCCTCCGCCGCCGCTGGCCCCGGATCGAGTCCTGGGCCGTGATCCGAGGTTCATGATGGTGCTGGCCGCCCCGAGGGAGCCGGATTTGGTGGCCGCTGCCACGGCCGCCGCTGCCGCCACGGCCAACTTGTCGCCCCCGATGGCACCGGCTAGTTCGCCCTCGCCTCCCGGCTCGTCTTCGTCCTCCTCGTTGTAGGAGAGTGGTTGTTGTTTGAACACACCTTCATCATTCCCctaatgaatacatattttgtGGTGCAGTGAGGTGATTCTATGGTAATGGGTGTGATAAGATCTGTTCGATTAAGGTGAGCTGCTAATAGGCTTCAAGTGATTATTGATAGAAGACTATATAGTTTCTCAGGTTTCCGTGGAGAAGTTGATGATTGCCTATCTTTTAGGGTTCCCTCCGCGTATCAATTTCTGAGTGACCGCGATTTCACCCACGAATTTATGTATACGGTGTCCTCGTCGGAAGTGGATGCTGCATATTAGCGTCTGATTCCCAACCTTTCACCTTTCGGAGGTCTCCCAAGTCCTCAAGGCCTTCGCGCGCTTTTTCACCATTTGGTGAAGCAAGCTTTGTTCAGTAAGTGAAAAGGGAAGAAGAACCTTTAAAGATAAATATGATGTCTTATGTGATGTCTaaataaaccaatttttttaaaaggaaatcaAAACCCTCTATCTTGAGATTGTTGACTATTAACCCTTAGAGATAAATAACTTTGATGATCCTAGTTTTGACTGTTGTTTTCTAAGTTTGCCTAACTATGATTAACGCCTTTAATACCATATGGGAGGGTTGGCTGAGATACTATCGCCATGGTAAACTTTGCTGTGGAAACGCCAGTTTCGTCACT comes from Ischnura elegans chromosome X, ioIscEleg1.1, whole genome shotgun sequence and encodes:
- the LOC124171204 gene encoding uncharacterized protein LOC124171204, with translation MFTLWTYIQIQVLHYLTVLESKLHSDPELGVEHLTDLNYPDADPPCHFCCKQSSTSIHDENRLKIVSGGLVRSRDGSREGGGTHYMNLPSPNVQSEGNDEGVFKQQPLSYNEEDEDEPGGEGELAGAIGGDKLAVAAAAAVAAATKSGSLGAASTIMNLGSRPRTRSGASGGGGSTHIPLSLGPNYSFGSSHQRDSDSDIEDDLGPPASALTRRRALIPPKLLSDGDEDGGSADSRRLSSRSDGNTPRARRSSIVVIPPMQICPGDLLVYSKVLTQRNDLLDVDGSSPSLTVSDADAVSSRKGKNTWSLLRLFDRSSRGKSESLCGLEEVLSCMQKMEFNDEQLHRFKGMCWSDFVSYIDSDRGHKSSDDESSDSCSSSPSPTPSPHPTQKAANDEDAKCMPSPEQSASPVITKAHISPPPCKPMPIEKPGPRIRIPLMRTQSEKSFERRVAGAMWRGLDKALPERVLPLRPSPLVQTLSEKNLLGSKEALASPVSTTSRNESKRREAIWDLYQSECTFLYDHLMVLKNVYMEPLKKIQVEGYAMFAEPELLFGNLDELCCVTYAFCKEFINLILQHVGANGDLPTTEVLVKLFQKSSKADSVSQAYHCYALNYINALNYLETLRRHIDFCEFEKWCNRDPRCKKLQLTDLLVAPVQHIMKVPLILKEIESRTEDAAEREQIGQILEMEENSLRELDDKMKWLKNFERLLEIQRNIVWPSVLELDPKLFVPEFLKPALSRQPCDRIIVSPRRQIILEGPLQLWDTGKPQEMFVILFDDMLLITRRKKGLSKKKSSLTENWPSSCSRGSGSSESALRYIVYKQPLSLDRFFIHDVSLPESAACRIDTAFIIVSLNRFQQIVAVHTFQAPSDQIKQTWLLKLRDTQDKWKRTLQHTVFRSPRLSTCSSRKSAT